The proteins below come from a single Tachypleus tridentatus isolate NWPU-2018 chromosome 13, ASM421037v1, whole genome shotgun sequence genomic window:
- the LOC143237686 gene encoding uncharacterized protein LOC143237686: protein MWKQQVSAKTSFLVIVFLVCVRAAATEDTIPVPVFPRRLSLHSGKLDILQAEESQAPRLRLDVNSGKNQDGSFREERRQSDGGTLGTYGYYDDNGKLVLRHYVNDKFGYRVLSEYRPYEPLVKAQPTNKPAQESSVHDEFEEEEDPPTPLPPLDDKEFAKNLDVKKDDKGNFESNKNKFGHDISPYNPFQLLFKNKVDPLYTSATENNKTETSSNTKNLTFSSPIVSESNNSFNTPPFVHPPRFYFQEHLANKAYDSDFYNPYEGKNVPLFEHGHNRLYLHGRKPYRYNPYDYHHNHFFEYPYSFHHRKPLHFETQMSDYGSFNAVKPVHKNKIKGVRLVKGQIVLINDDFPFQVDQGDGHFKSKEESSVNQTNTEFSKTIPLSPLHSQTKSSNRTDTSKQKKKQALKSKQEFVFPNFYSPEYFEPFSSSIRPFGFDNFRYNRPSFGFASLHHPYLTRSRYENTNK, encoded by the exons ATGTGGAAACAACAAGTATCAGCTAAA ACTTCTTTTCTCGTCATCGTTTTTCTGGTGTGTGTAAGAGCCGCTGCAACTGAAGATACTATACCTGTCCCCGTCTTTCCACGAAGATTATCTTTACATTCTGGTAAATTGGATATTCTCCAGGCAGAAGAGAGCCAGGCTCCGAGATTACGTTTAGACGTCAATAGTGGAAAAAATCAGGATGGGTCGTTTCGGGAAGAGCGCCGCCAATCAGATGGAGGAACATTAGGGACATACGGGTACTATGATGACAATGGTAAACTTGTGTTACGTCACTATGTGAACGACAAATTTGGATACCGTGTTTTAAGTGAATATAGGCCTTATGAACCTTTAGTGAAAGCACAGCCAACAAATAAACCTGCACAAGAAAGCAGTGTTCATGATGAATTTGAAGAGGAAGAAGATCCCCCTACACCACTGCCACCTCTTGACGATAAAGAGTTCGCCAAAAATCTGGATGTAAAGAAAGATGATAAAGGAAATTTTgaaagcaacaaaaataaatttggaCACGATATTTCTCCTTATAATCCATTTCAACTCTTGTTCAAAAATAAGGTGGATCCATTATACACTTCAGCTACTGAAAACAACAAAACGGAAACTAGTTCCAACACTAAAAATCTAACATTTTCCTCTCCGATCGTCTCAGAATCAAACAATTCTTTTAATACTCCCCCCTTTGTTCATCCTCCCCGCTTTTACTTTCAAGAACATTTAGCCAATAAGGCATATGATTCTGATTTTTACAATCCTTATGAAGGTAAAAATGTGCCCCTGTTTGAGCATGGCCACAATCGTCTATACCTCCATGGTAGAAAACCCTATAGATACAATCCTTATGATTATCACCATAATCATTTCTTTGAGTACCCCTACTCCTTTCATCACCGAAAACCATTACACTTTGAAACACAAATGTCAGATTATGGGTCATTCAATGCTGTAAAACcagtacataaaaacaaaatcaaaggaGTTCGTCTGGTTAAAGGACAGATAGTATTAATCAATGATGATTTTCCATTCCAGGTGGATCAAGGTGATGGTCACTTTAAATCGAAGGAAGAGTCCTCAGTAAATCAGACGAACACCGAATTTTCAAAGACAATCCCTCTTTCCCCCTTACATTCACAGACTAAATCCAGTAACCGTACAGATACttccaaacaaaagaaaaaacaagctCTTAAAAGCAAGCAAGAATTTGTTTTTCCAAACTTTTACTCGCCTGAATATTTCGAACCTTTCAGCAGTTCCATTCGTCCTTTTGGCTTCGATAACTTTAGGTATAACCGTCCGTCATTCGGTTTCGCTTCACTTCACCATCCATATCTTACACGATCACGATATGAAAATACTAACAAGTAA